Genomic segment of Mercurialis annua linkage group LG6, ddMerAnnu1.2, whole genome shotgun sequence:
ttaactattttttttataaaagaagtaattaaatgattattttatatgtaaaaaaaattaattatttatttaatttttaaacagaTTTTTTTTCGGCAATGGACGAGCGGTGGTGGCCGGAAAAAGGTGGCGGCGGCAGGTGGCGGTTTTCGATTGGATGTTTTGATTCAATTGGATGGAATAGTGATATAGATATAATTTGGTTGGATGgatgaattattttttatttggttgagTGGATGACTTTAAATTTTGGGTGGATTGACGATttagatataatttattttgaaggatgagttatttttaattttgttgggtgaataattttaaatttggttaGGTTAGGtccgtttggttttttttattgacTTTAAAGGTATTTTaagcatttttaaaaaaataagggATTTAACCAATAAAGAAGGAGCCGAGATGCATTTGTCTTTTCAATTGATCAATGTTGGGGCGGTTTTGTTTTTGGCAGTTTTGGAATAAAAGAGCTTTAAGTAATCATTAAGTAAAGTTTGGAGAGTTTAGACGACTAATATTTAATTCAGGATatttgatgataaaaaaatttaagttgaGTGGCATCGATGATTATTAGCCCGACATCTCTAATTGGTTTAAGAATAAATCTCAGCAAAATAATAAGTGATGCAATGGTTTTTTGTCTGTATTCTTTTGACTCCTTTCATGCAAATCATTTTAATGCACGTCCCACAAATTTGATTAGGAGTCGAAAGGATGATTGCAGAAAGAAAACGACATTaacacccaaaaaaaaaaaagacaattatAAAGATTAAACTCAATAAAAATAAtgtgttaattttattaaaaattacaaactataaacttttattttaatcacgacttttaaaaattgtcaaataaaactatgaactttcaatttttttcaaatatatcacCGTATTTCCGGTGaatttttacttttcattttttttcaaatccacCAACGTTAAGTAAAAAGACACTGCAAAATGATTtgatgataaatttgaaaaagaagaagaaagttcATAGTTTTATATGACGACTTTCAAAAGTtatgactaaaataaaatttcgtgtaaattttcgtgattttttttaatgaaattaatataataaaaacgaTATTTCACGCAAATTAAAtcgaaacaaacacaaaattcCATTAAGAAGGAGCAGCAAATGCTCAATTATTTGTTGTACAACAAAAACTAGCTAGAGATCATAAAATATTAACCTAATTAAAAGGCTTCTGATTCTGACAATCTAAATTAGACCCAATAGGAACATTAAACAACTTAGCATATCTCTGATAATATCCAACACGATCACTAACTCTATTATCATTAGCAATTCCACACTCAAGTCCGCCGTTGATTATGTTAGTCACCAATCCATATCCAGCGGTTCTGTTAGCTGCCAAGTCAGCTTTTGTGGGCACATATTTTCCTATCATTACATCGTGGCAAGATGGCTTAGGCTTCTGCTCAGTCATCCAAAACCAAATTGCTGTTTTGAATGCAATTATGGAACTGTTAGCTACAATTTCTGGGGTTTTCAACCCATCAAACCCCAAGGCCTTGCCTGCTGCTCCATAGTTGTAGTTCCTGCaacatattatattattattagaaCACATACAATTAATTAATGAATTGGATTCCTAGACATGGCTACTCAAAACTCGGCtcgataaaattaaatagagtttGAATTTTTTGACATTCGTTTTGTAAACGAATCAtctcatttttagtgatattcGATTCAAGCTGGTTCATATGTTTATATGCTTATTTgcagtattattattttaattttttaattttgaatattgaagttatatttaatttgttaaaaaataggatattttaaatttatacacatgtataaagaaatatagtatttaagtttttattaaattattaaataatttaattttgatttaaatttataaaataaaaataagattcAATTAAACTCGTGAACTTTTGAGGAGCTCGAGTATATAAACTCGACTCGAAAATAAATTAGTCAATCTCAATTTTTTCAATACTTGACTTGACTCAACTCATTTACACCCACATATAACTCGTCGATGATCAAGTTTTTGTCGGAACCAGACTTGTTTGGCCGAGTTTGTCATTATCTACTCTGGTCTTATCAAACCATCAATTCCAAACTTGGTCAACCTCTTTACTATTCAAATCTCAAAACGTGCCACATAATTTTCCATTaagtttcaattttattaagcatgtttttttaaagtatgagtgttatttttatttttagtttgaaTTATATATAGATTCCGAAAAATCCGATTTATATCCACATAAAATTATTCATGGTTCGATTCGAtctaaaatcaagaaaattaaaaatatgttaaaCGTCCAAATCGAGTCGGATTATTTAGTCAATTTAGTTagaaaaaatccattttatttaatattttctaaaattactTTAAGCCATACAAGATTATTATCTAAAAGAATTTCACATATATGTcacattaaatctaatttattAGCTCATAAATTAACTacgattaaaaaataaagagtaaatttaagattattatatttaattaaaaaaatgcagctaaaattatataaaatttcctaataaaaatatcaattagtCAATTAGTTTatgcattaaataaaaaaaagttagtaCAATAAACTTATTTGAGAAAATCATGAAAATAAACTTACCAAGATAATTGAATGGGACCTCGTCCTTTATAAGATTTTCCAGGAAAACAAGGCCATTGAGTATTAGTCTTGTCACAATAATCACTCTGAGGACTCACTTCCTCTAAGAAACACAAACCCCATGCATATGGTCCGTCGGGAGCCGTAGCCCATCCGCCGGTAGTCTCGTGAGATATCTGCGCAAGAAATGCCGCAATTTCTCGCTTCCTCGTAACCAAACTGCCCGAA
This window contains:
- the LOC126686033 gene encoding chitinase 10 yields the protein MAKYSSSSLTLLLSIFFCIFSALHTNVAESRRPSLPISYLITKQLFDSIFLHKDNNACPAKNFYTYDSFIQASKHFRGFGNSGSLVTRKREIAAFLAQISHETTGGWATAPDGPYAWGLCFLEEVSPQSDYCDKTNTQWPCFPGKSYKGRGPIQLSWNYNYGAAGKALGFDGLKTPEIVANSSIIAFKTAIWFWMTEQKPKPSCHDVMIGKYVPTKADLAANRTAGYGLVTNIINGGLECGIANDNRVSDRVGYYQRYAKLFNVPIGSNLDCQNQKPFN